In a genomic window of Curtobacterium sp. MCBD17_035:
- a CDS encoding uracil-DNA glycosylase, whose protein sequence is MPLDLAAFWSALDAVPVPDDAEALYDASAEGTLRRGNLDRYLRLLADAGSTVLLVAEAPGWRGMTNTGLPFVSVRELDARPGIVTGAAEGDGFARPPAPTAPWEASSRVVWAALRDWAGPLPVAWPVYPHHPFAAPDRRTNRTPRPAEVRAGAPATLALLEALRIEHVVAVGRKAQGALATAGIDAVAVRHPAQGGARQFTDQLAAFSAAVR, encoded by the coding sequence ATGCCCCTCGACCTCGCCGCGTTCTGGTCGGCGCTCGACGCGGTCCCGGTGCCCGACGACGCCGAGGCGTTGTACGACGCGTCGGCGGAGGGCACGCTCCGACGCGGCAACCTCGACCGGTACCTGCGCCTGCTCGCCGACGCCGGATCGACCGTGCTGCTCGTCGCCGAGGCCCCCGGCTGGCGGGGCATGACGAACACGGGCCTGCCGTTCGTCAGCGTGCGGGAACTCGACGCGCGCCCGGGGATCGTGACCGGGGCCGCCGAGGGTGACGGCTTCGCGCGACCGCCGGCGCCGACCGCGCCGTGGGAGGCCTCCTCGCGGGTGGTCTGGGCCGCGCTCCGGGACTGGGCGGGGCCGTTGCCCGTCGCGTGGCCGGTGTACCCGCACCACCCGTTCGCCGCGCCCGACCGACGCACGAACCGGACGCCCCGACCGGCCGAGGTCCGAGCCGGCGCTCCCGCGACGCTCGCGCTGCTCGAGGCGCTGCGCATCGAGCACGTCGTCGCCGTGGGGCGGAAGGCCCAGGGAGCGCTCGCCACCGCCGGCATCGACGCGGTCGCCGTCCGCCACCCCGCCCAGGGCGGCGCACGACAGTTCACGGACCAGCTCGCCGCGTTCTCCGCGGCCGTCCGCTGA